In one window of Camelina sativa cultivar DH55 chromosome 15, Cs, whole genome shotgun sequence DNA:
- the LOC104745134 gene encoding uncharacterized protein LOC104745134 produces MASSSKKIDVLLVGSTAIDRNYEKIIESAGGDNINLKVVKTVDHVLMEHLHGLASYDLIILMVTVENGIKVTRDLREKYFVKSMIVGVTSKGDTDGERSDLIKAGINKCEVMPLTNEKMESVFNELNTGMRNGAFRKPLFKALIVDDNPDDAFRRNHEKLIRKAGGLVSMSVFTLTDVQLRISYDLIVLTKASKAKELRDKGWTSLMVGVTSSKEQFTEFLEAGVDHVFLDPITMEQLIPLINNHIINN; encoded by the exons ATGGCATCAAGCAGTAAGAAAATCGACGTTTTGTTGGTTGGTAGTACTGCCATAGATAGGAACTACGAGAAGATCATCGAAAGCGCTGGGGGAGATAATATTAACCTCAAAGTGGTTAAGACCGTTGATCATGTATTGATGGAACATCTCCACGGGTTGGCTTCCTACGACCTTATCATCCTCATGGTCACCGTAGAAAATGGAATCAAG gtAACTAGGGATCTTCGGGAGAAGTATTTTGTGAAGTCGATGATCGTGGGTGTGACTTCAAAAGGAGACACGGACGGAGAGCGTAGTGATTTGATAAAGGCTGGAATTAACAAATGCGAGGTTATGCCGTTAACCAACGAAAAGATGGAGTCGGTCTTTAACGAGCTCAACACCGGGATGAGAAACGGTGCGTTTAGGAAGCCCTTGTTTAAAGCGTTAATCGTTGACGATAATCCCGATGATGCTTTCCGTCGGAATCATGAAAAGCTCATCAGAAAAGCCGGAGGACTTGTTTCCATGAGTGTTTTCACTTTGACAGACGTCCAGCTGCGGATTTCTTATGACCTTATCGTCCTGACTAAG GCAAGTAAGGCTAAGGAGTTAAGAGACAAGGGATGGACGTCGTTGATGGTGGGCGTGACGTCGTCCAAAGAGCAGTTTACGGAGTTCCTTGAAGCCGGAGTGGACCACGTGTTCTTGGACCCCATAACGATGGAACAACTCATCCCTCTTATTAACAACCATATCATCAACAATTAA